From the Onychomys torridus unplaced genomic scaffold, mOncTor1.1, whole genome shotgun sequence genome, the window TGGTGTTCCTGCAGAATGCAgtaatcctgctcctctccaaaAGGGAGCCATTACAGCTGGGCTCTGTGACACTCTGCTAAgagagtttcccagcagagatgtCCATTGTTGCTCTGCCCCACTCCCTTAAGGAATTTTCTCAGCAGAGCTTTCAATTGCTTCTCTGCTCAGCTCTACTAGGGAGTGTCCCAGCTTAAATGTCCATTTCTCCTCAGCTCCAGCCAAAATTGTTACTTCTGTGCTTCACTCAAGTAAGGGGGAAACTGCTGCAGAAATGCAGCATTCTCTAgtgaaaagttgttacttctgTTGTGCTCCTTTAAGGGAGTTTGCCAGCAGGTGTCCATTGCTTCTCTGCTCCAAGCCAATAGTGAGATTCTGATCTGCTTCAgtgaaggtcttcacccaaaactcatTAAAGAGACTTATTTGGGAGAAAGGAATCCGGGAGAGTCACTGCCTCTGCGAGGGTGGTAAAAGGCAGCTGCCAACTGAACAGGCACAGGGCTTGAACAAGCTCAAAGACTGGTTGTATTTCATGCTCAGGCATTGGTTGGTTTTGTGCTTAGTTGGTCAAGGGTAGAGTATGTTTCCTGGGTTCTGGTTTCAGgtccaaagtgtgtttctttcactggctcctTTTAACATTTTGGTCtagtttcagggtcagggtgtttcTATCACTAGTTCTTGACTCAGGGACAAAGTGTTTCTTTGTCTCttgtttcagggccaaagtgtggTTTTAGCTCTGATTTTGGGGCCAAAGAGTGTGTCTTTCACTGGTTCTATTTTCatggtcagggtgtgtttctgtGGCTGGCCCTTTTACCCCATACATAAGCTTTCATAAACtcataaggttttttttgttcCATGAGTTTTCTgtgtaaacaatataaaaatggaCATCAAAATGTTGAACAGAgttgggtggtgatggcgcacgcctttaatcccagcactcaagaggcagaagcaggcagatctttgtgagtttgaggccagcctgggctacagagcaagatccaggacaggctccaaaactacacagagaaaccctgtctcgaaaaaaaaagaatgttgaacAGATTGTTAACtttgtcaaatatttttctaCAAAATACACACTCTTGTGTAACTGATTATAAGTGTATTGGATAAAGATCTTACCAAACACTTTATAATAAGATGCCCACAGAATCTTTGTCAGATAGTCAAAAACTATTGTGATATAGAAAGGCTTTAACAGATTGATTGCACACAAAAAGTTTTACTTCCGTATAAAGTGCAAAACTTTACCACACTGACTATATTTATAGGTTTTTTTTGCAGTATGACTTTTTCTCATGATTTTTAAGATTACTCGTacatgtaaaggctttaccacactgattacattcatagtgtTTCTCTCTACTATGGGTTCGTTTATGCCTTTGTAAATGACTgtgttgtgcaaaggctttaccacactgattacattcatagggtttctctccagtatgtgttctttgatGCATTTGTAGACTACTGATATATGCAAAGGCTTTagcacactgattacattcatagggtttctctccagtatgtgttattttatgcatttgaagactTTTTTGACATGCATAGGCTTTActacattgattacattcatagggtttctctccagtatgtgttcttttatgactttgaaaacttttgtgacatgcaaaggctttaccacattgactacatttatagggtttctctccagtatgtgttcttttatgcatttgaagatgactgtgttgtgcaaaggatttatcacactgattacattcatggggtttctctccagtatgtgttcttttatgctttTGAAGATGACTATAacatacaaaggctttaccacactgattacattcataaggtttctctccagtatgtattcgtttatgcctttgaagatgactgtgttgtgcaaaggctttatcacactgattacattcatagggtttctctccagtatgtgttctttgatGCATTTGAAGATGACTGTGACATACAAAGGCTTTTCCACACTGaatacattcatagggtttctctccagtatgtgttcttttatgcctttgaagatgactgtgtcgtgcaaaggctttatcacattgattacattcatagggtttctctccagtatgtgttctttgatgcatttgaagatgactgtgttgtgcaaaggctttatcacactgattacattcataaggtttttctccagtatgtgttctgtGATGCATTTGAAGATTACTGAcatatgcaaaggctttaccacactgattacatttatagggtttctctccggtatgtgttctttgatgcatttgaagatgactgagttgtgcaaaggctttatcacactgattacattcatggggtttctctccagtatgtgttcttttatgcattttaaGAGTACTgtgttgtgcaaaggctttacaacattgattacattcataaggtttctctccaataTGTGTTCTTTGATGCATTTGAAGATTACTGATACatgcaaaggctttatcacactgATTGCATTCATAGGGCTTCACTTTAGTGTGCGTTTTTTCGTGCATTTGAAGAGTACTcagatgtgcaaaggctttaacACATTGAGTATATATTGaaggtttctctccagtttgacttctttcttgccTGCAAAAATAATGGCACATGTAAAAGCATTACATCATACAACATTCTGTTTAATCTTTATATCTGTATGAGttaattttacaatttggtcCAATTATAAAGAGAAATTAGATCTTAAGGTTTTAATCTGTGTGTTCACACTCATGTTACTCCTTTTCTTTAAGAGTTGTTTTGCATCTTGGAAGATACCTGTGATGGTAAGATCCTTTATTACATGATTCACTTTTACAGTACCTTTTTTCTATATGAGATATTAACATATTtgaagagaactggaaaaaaatcagagtTTTAGCACCTTTATTGCATTAATAAATTTTCCAATACTGTGAGCTATACTACATTTGCTAAATCAACTAGGACAAACAGAAGTTTTTATACAGTCCTAGTACTCATAGACTTTCCTGCAGTGTAACTTTCTTTATGCATCAACAATGAACCTGGAAAACCAATTACTTGTATATTGGAATCAAATACAATTATACACAATGCTGGGATTGCTACATATCTTCTAATTGTCCTGAGAGAGAGGTATGTTATGTTTTTCCATAGCCCTATGTGCATTTGACTTTTATTAAGAGTGACATATGATATACATAGTAAAGGAAGAATAACCAATAAAAGTTTTCCACAttaggggttgggatttagctcgtggtagagcgcttgcatagcaagcacaaggccctgggttcagtcctcagctctggcaaaaaaacaaaagttttccACATTCAATTCACACAGTCTAACTTTTTGTACTCATAGGCTTGTGGTATAAGaaataaggttttgtttttgttttatttttacttgactCTTGACTCTAACTGCCTCTCTCACTAAACAGCACATTCACAAGTATATTAGTTAGACTTCTTTACTATGGACTATTTGCTTATTAGAAAGCTTTGAAGATATACTTATCACCTCTTCACTGTGCATACCTTTTGTAATATGAGTGATACGAAATAAATGGATTAATAGTTTTATAGCATAGCTCTCACAGTGCTATGATTCAAATGGTGATATCTGTTAAGGCATTGcttccttggcttctttctttaaaaatgcctTGCAAATGAAATTCACCTACCTGAAATTGAGGTATATGGTTTTGTGagaatttaataattattatgCACTTTAAGCTATGCTTATTTATACTGTTGCTTCTGTTTTAAAACTTACAGGGCACATTATAATTCTTCAGAGGAACATTTGCATCAGCTTGCACATGAAAATTACCTTTCATGTCTTCTAGAACTTTGACAATCTTCTTCAATATTATGGTCTTCCCAACTGTATCCtaaaatatattataagaaaaatgtatattatgTTATTGAGAACTGTGCAAAAGTTTAATTAAAATCTTCAGTGAACCTTAGACACAAGCCTGATTTTTTCATCTCATTCTTGTTCTTTCTCAATGAATTTATAGAAGGGCATCAATAACCAAGAAACAGTTGTCACCTTATTTAAATAGAGAAAATTCATTGTTACCTATAGTAATGAGATTCCtgtaggtctccagcatcacatatttgtagagattcttctgggaaggatccagcaaagtCCACTCTTCCCAAGTGAAGTCAACATGAACATCATCATAGGTCACTGCACTCTAAAATATcccatacatatgtataaaagaGACCATGATACTGACATTGTAAATGTATTATTTGACAATATAATCATATAATTCTGATGAACCCCACACTTAATTCATGACATTGTCATTATAATGTAATCATCTAATCACTTTAGAAGAAAACTGAATAATAGGTTCACTTCTGTCATTTCTGTACCCTTTGAATAGGATATCATCCTACAAGAGAAATGCCTATTAACAAACAAAGAGACAAGTAAATAGATCAATAGGGCAGAGTATACATGAGAGAAATTTATGCATAATtactaaaaaaaggaaaataaaatggacaaaCTGGATGtattggctcatgcctttaaccccaacactcagaaggcagaggcagataccCCTGAGTTGAATTACAGCCTACTCTATGCAATCATGACCATGACAGCCAGATgtacataataagaccctatcTCCCATGTAAAAGTCaatcaaacaaattaaaaagatagaaagaacttGCAGGTTTTAACTGAAATTCCTACAAAGAGTTATGCATTCACACTATGTAGTCATCTTCAGAAACCTGAAGTACCCCAATTTAAGCTGTAACATCAATAAAATTTTACTAAAAGGCACTGTGTATTTAAATAGTTACAAATGAACAGATAAAAGCCTTAGCAATATAAACATTGATCATAAATAatcaacacagggcaggagagatggctcagaagtaaaGAGCTCTTACTGGTTTTGCATATAGGTAGGCTCAATTGCCAGTACTTACATGGAGGATCACAATTCATTAATCCAAGTTCAGGATTTCTGAGACCATCTTTTGATCACTGTGATGACCAGGTACCCACATGGTATATATTGATGCAtacaggtaaaatactcatatttatttaaatattcaaaacaaataCAACAGGTGGGAAGAAGGTCATGCCCCTGCAATCCAATGCCTCAGTAGGCTCAGGCACAATTAATGTCATGAATACATGCTATCCTGAAAAACAGAATGATACCCTctgccaaattttaaaaatcacaatatgGATGAAGCTCAGTACAACAGCCTATGCTTGACATGTACCAAAACCTACATTCCAGGCCCATCACCCAATAATATAAAAAGGCTACAGAGAATCATATCATAtccccaatgaggaatttcatccAGAAAGGCTCCTCCTAGTAGAGATTTTACAAACAATTGAAAGAAAGTCACCAAAGAGAGACACATTTCAGATACATCATGCTACCTGGGAAGTTTTAAATCAACTATATTCTGACCCAGGTCACTTTATGTTCATGATCATCCATgaagaaaatgcatttagttgCTACAATGATACTCATAGTCTGCAACATCCCTTACACTGTTCAAATGTCCAAAAGTCTCTTCTGACACTCAAGACAGTATCTTGACAGTGACATGTCATAAAATCAGAAATCAAGTTACATATTTCTAATGTGCACAGAATACCATTCACATTCCAAAAGACAGAAATGGAGATATATCGAGTGAAGTTTGGACCAAGACAAGACTGAAGCACAACATGACAAACATCaaatcctgtatctctgtctcagatGCATAGGGTGCCAGTTTCAAAGGGCTTAGCTGGCTTTATACATGCAACTTCTCATACATCTCCCTCTTTGGTTGCTTCAACTCCCTATATACAGCTAGGTCTCCATGGAAGACATCTCATAGCTTAGGTATCTCAACATCTTGTGGTCTCAAaatgtaacccaggctgttgtggaatatgattttaagatgtgttatatttgtttatgctggaaacttttgttttaatgatgcgaagatatgttgcattcttttatgttacatttgtttaactctgtgacaTGGTGATACTTCTAAAACCTGTCCAAAATaaatgattggtctaataaagatcccAACAGCCAATAATTTGGCAGGAAAGGAAAAGTGGTgctagtgggcagagagaataaatgggaggaaaAAGTAAAGAGgagtaagaaaaaaagaggacaccaggggtcagccacccagctacacagcaagccacagagcaagaaataaagaaaggtatacagattAGGggaagataaaagcccagaggcaaaaggtagatgagataatttaagttaagaagaGCTGCCTAAACCTAGTAAGATATTGAATGTGGGCAATATAAAGTGGGCAATTTCTTTCTCAGATTGCCTATTGTAGTTGtacaaataataaagttaattctaaattatcaggaaaaaataaatttttaaaaaaggagctgCCTAGAAACAAGTTACAGCCAGACATTTATAAGAGAGTATAAACCTCCATGTATGTGATTTACTTCAGAGCTGGGTGCCAggccccaaaagagtaaagagtaaaaaaacaaaaacaaacacacaaacaaaaggcTTCAATCTTTACACCCTCATGCAGTTAATTCTCAGTGTCCTCACTGGGTTTCTGACTCTGCCAAACATAGATCCCGGCAACAATGCTGAACTGTAATCACAGCCTAAGACTTTATGACCTTAAATTTGGATTCTTTCTTGTTTCCAGGAACAGCACATGATGGGTGATCCTGCAAAGCTCAATTTATTAATTGGGATGGACACTAACATATTTGGACCACAGGTATAGCAGGTTTTATATGAGCTTGCTTCCAGGGACTAGGAATCACTTTGCTTACTCCTTCCATAAATTGAAGATTTAGCTGGATGGAGTTATACCCTTAGGGCATCTTGCTAGGCTTCCATTCCATACCAAGGGCTTTCTCTATAATAGTGATAAACTTTCAAAATTCTTGCCTGTTTCAGCACTTAACTGCCATCTGAAActacttgtttattttcatttatttctgccctactttttttcttttcatggtagACCTGATGAGTCATCAGTAATAACCATCCAACAAAATCAATATTCCATGCTggggatattgctctgtgtaaataaaatgctgattggccagtagccaggcaggaagtataggcgggaaaagcagagaagagaattctgggaacaggaaggc encodes:
- the LOC118576023 gene encoding zinc finger protein 431-like isoform X2, producing MGELENHGMSAVTYDDVHVDFTWEEWTLLDPSQKNLYKYVMLETYRNLITIGYSWEDHNIEEDCQSSRRHERQERSQTGEKPSIYTQCVKAFAHLSTLQMHEKTHTKVKPYECNQCDKAFACISNLQMHQRTHIGEKPYECNQCCKAFAQHSTLKMHKRTHTGEKPHECNQCDKAFAQLSHLQMHQRTHTGEKPYKCNQCGKAFAYVSNLQMHHRTHTGEKPYECNQCDKAFAQHSHLQMHQRTHTGEKPYECNQCDKAFARHSHLQRHKRTHTGEKPYECIQCGKAFVCHSHLQMHQRTHTGEKPYECNQCDKAFAQHSHLQRHKRIHTGEKPYECNQCGKAFVCYSHLQMHKRTHTGEKPYKCSQCGKAFACHKSFQSHKRTHTGEKPYECNQCSKAYACQKSLQMHKITHTGEKPYECNQCAKAFAYISSLQMHQRTHTGEKPYECNQCGKAFAQHSHLQRHKRTHSREKHYECNQCGKAFTCTSNLKNHEKKSYCKKNL
- the LOC118576023 gene encoding zinc finger protein 431-like isoform X1, yielding MGELENHGMSAVTYDDVHVDFTWEEWTLLDPSQKNLYKYVMLETYRNLITIGYSWEDHNIEEDCQSSRRHERQERSQTGEKPSIYTQCVKAFAHLSTLQMHEKTHTKVKPYECNQCDKAFACISNLQMHQRTHIGEKPYECNQCCKAFAQHSTLKMHKRTHTGEKPHECNQCDKAFAQLSHLQMHQRTHTGEKPYKCNQCGKAFAYVSNLQMHHRTHTGEKPYECNQCDKAFAQHSHLQMHQRTHTGEKPYECNQCDKAFARHSHLQRHKRTHTGEKPYECIQCGKAFVCHSHLQMHQRTHTGEKPYECNQCDKAFAQHSHLQRHKRIHTGEKPYECNQCGKAFVCYSHLQKHKRTHTGEKPHECNQCDKSFAQHSHLQMHKRTHTGEKPYKCSQCGKAFACHKSFQSHKRTHTGEKPYECNQCSKAYACQKSLQMHKITHTGEKPYECNQCAKAFAYISSLQMHQRTHTGEKPYECNQCGKAFAQHSHLQRHKRTHSREKHYECNQCGKAFTCTSNLKNHEKKSYCKKNL